Proteins found in one Bacillota bacterium genomic segment:
- a CDS encoding 50S ribosomal protein L25 codes for MADLQIAVKPRGGTGKGVVRKLRQAGWIPGSLYGPSVNVAVQVQQKELERLLKSDGARTALVRLVVQNGEPSGQEYQVLLKEVQRDPVLGQVLHVDFYAVPLDRPVRATVPLLFEGVEELERRGLIPAISEREVEVECLPTAIPRYFAVNVAELEEGQTITVGELQVPQGVRILTDGDAGVVSALAPREEREEEQTAAPAAEQPAEPERVTRPRKAEAEEEQEEEKEE; via the coding sequence ATGGCGGATCTTCAGATTGCGGTGAAGCCCCGCGGGGGCACGGGGAAGGGCGTGGTACGCAAACTGCGCCAGGCCGGGTGGATCCCGGGCAGCCTGTACGGGCCTTCGGTCAACGTCGCCGTACAGGTCCAGCAGAAGGAACTGGAGCGCTTGCTGAAGAGCGACGGCGCCCGCACGGCGCTGGTCCGGCTGGTCGTGCAGAACGGGGAGCCGTCGGGCCAGGAGTACCAGGTTCTCCTGAAGGAGGTGCAGCGCGACCCTGTCCTGGGACAGGTGCTGCACGTCGACTTTTACGCCGTGCCGCTCGACCGGCCGGTCCGGGCGACGGTGCCCCTTCTGTTCGAAGGTGTCGAGGAGCTGGAGCGCCGGGGCCTCATTCCGGCCATCAGCGAGCGCGAGGTGGAGGTGGAATGCCTCCCGACGGCGATTCCGCGATACTTCGCCGTCAACGTGGCGGAGCTCGAGGAGGGCCAGACCATCACGGTCGGGGAGCTGCAGGTGCCCCAGGGCGTGCGCATCCTGACGGACGGCGATGCCGGCGTGGTGTCGGCGCTTGCGCCGCGTGAGGAGCGCGAGGAGGAACAGACGGCCGCTCCTGCGGCGGAGCAGCCCGCCGAACCCGAGCGGGTCACCCGGCCGCGCAAGGCCGAGGCAGAAGAAGAGCAGGAAGAGGAGAAAGAGGAGTAA
- a CDS encoding aminoacyl-tRNA hydrolase (Enables the recycling of peptidyl-tRNAs produced at termination of translation) translates to MAPGTAPVRLVVGLGNPGTRYQATRHNAGFRALDHLVRRLDGYGPVEMCRGRVLRARCNDIEWILA, encoded by the coding sequence GTGGCGCCTGGTACGGCTCCCGTTCGCCTGGTGGTGGGCCTGGGCAATCCGGGCACCCGTTACCAGGCGACCCGGCACAACGCAGGGTTCCGGGCCCTGGATCACCTGGTGCGCCGGCTCGACGGGTACGGGCCGGTGGAGATGTGCCGGGGACGGGTGTTGCGTGCCCGGTGCAACGATATCGAGTGGATCCTCGC